The following proteins are co-located in the Sporolactobacillus pectinivorans genome:
- a CDS encoding (deoxy)nucleoside triphosphate pyrophosphohydrolase codes for MRKTLSVVAAIIENEKREILCALRSPKMSIPNHWEFPGGKIQDGESPVKAIEREINEELKCTIKAEEQFFKSHYDYETFSIDLTAIKCTLETGFPTAHEHSTLIWLKRENLDSLKWAPADVETMECLAKEAL; via the coding sequence ATGAGAAAAACACTATCTGTAGTCGCAGCAATTATTGAAAATGAAAAGCGGGAAATTTTATGCGCATTGCGCTCGCCAAAAATGTCGATCCCGAACCATTGGGAATTTCCCGGAGGCAAGATTCAAGATGGCGAAAGCCCCGTCAAAGCGATCGAACGGGAGATCAATGAGGAATTAAAGTGTACGATCAAGGCTGAAGAACAATTTTTTAAGAGTCATTATGACTATGAAACCTTTTCAATCGATTTGACAGCCATTAAATGCACTTTAGAAACGGGTTTCCCAACTGCGCATGAACATTCAACACTCATATGGCTGAAAAGAGAGAACCTGGATTCCTTAAAATGGGCACCCGCCGATGTTGAAACTATGGAATGTCTTGCAAAAGAAGCCCTTTGA
- a CDS encoding serine hydrolase domain-containing protein, translating to MNNPFQQIADEFYQNHDFSGTCLVKKGDTVLFSCAHGFAHRGFQIPNRLDTKFDTASVTKLFTATAILLLVENGKLKLDARITDIINLEGTEIPSDVTIEHSLTHTSGIADDADEEAGENYSDLFVDKPNYSIRKTVDLLPQFVHKKPLFKAGTGVRYNNCAFVLLGLAIEKLAGTDYRTFVMENIVKPCGLNNTRFCAMDEVSENAVEGYTTCEDADGHLTGWKKNIYSYPPIGTPDRGIYSTVEDLDKFLRYLKAGNHLSKPYGTLLFQPHCLFTRPFTKWKPVPYATIRTGYGFKFVEFDQKIFCVRKDGMNDGVAAMLSYYPETDASIVILSNQDCNIWEMHRRMQTVLYTAYSI from the coding sequence ATGAACAACCCATTTCAACAAATAGCAGACGAGTTTTACCAGAATCACGATTTTTCCGGAACCTGCCTGGTTAAGAAGGGCGACACGGTTCTGTTTTCGTGTGCCCATGGTTTTGCTCATCGCGGCTTTCAGATTCCCAATCGCTTGGATACTAAATTTGATACGGCCTCGGTGACCAAACTGTTTACAGCGACAGCGATTTTGCTGCTCGTCGAAAATGGAAAACTAAAGCTGGATGCCAGGATTACTGATATTATCAATCTTGAGGGAACAGAGATACCATCAGATGTGACAATTGAACATTCGCTGACGCACACGTCCGGCATTGCTGATGATGCGGACGAGGAAGCAGGCGAGAATTATTCGGATCTATTCGTGGACAAACCCAATTATTCAATTCGAAAAACAGTTGACCTGCTTCCCCAGTTTGTCCATAAGAAGCCTTTATTCAAAGCGGGCACGGGTGTGCGGTACAATAATTGTGCGTTTGTCTTGCTTGGGCTGGCGATTGAGAAGCTGGCCGGCACGGATTATCGTACATTTGTTATGGAGAACATCGTCAAACCTTGCGGGCTCAACAATACCCGTTTCTGCGCCATGGACGAAGTGAGTGAGAATGCGGTGGAAGGGTATACAACCTGTGAGGATGCGGATGGCCATTTAACAGGATGGAAGAAGAATATTTACTCATATCCCCCGATCGGGACACCTGACAGAGGAATTTACTCCACTGTGGAGGACTTGGATAAATTTCTTCGCTATTTAAAGGCGGGGAACCATTTATCCAAACCGTACGGGACTCTCCTCTTTCAGCCGCATTGCCTGTTCACACGTCCTTTTACGAAGTGGAAGCCGGTTCCTTACGCGACAATTCGAACGGGATACGGGTTTAAGTTCGTGGAATTTGATCAGAAAATTTTTTGCGTGCGAAAAGACGGCATGAATGATGGTGTAGCTGCAATGCTTTCCTATTACCCTGAAACGGATGCTTCGATTGTGATTCTGAGCAATCAGGACTGCAATATATGGGAGATGCACCGGCGGATGCAGACTGTTTTATATACGGCATACTCTATCTGA
- the glnH gene encoding glutamine ABC transporter substrate-binding protein GlnH has product MNRHLKKITLCLLSIVVLTGIVGCSNSGSSSSSSKQEAETINVGTDTSFVPFEYLDQKTNKYVGFDMDLLKALSKQSKVKYQLSTMDFNGLLPALQTGKLDMVIAGVTITNERKKTIDFSTPYYNSGFYILVRKNEKNITNFKSLKGKVVATKQGTSALDYINTNLKDAKKIVPFPNIDQAYMDLLNGSADAVIFDAPNIDYYIKTEGNNQVKKVGELLDGQQYGIAYPKNSKLTKKMDVALKALMDNGTYSKIYKKWFGTEPPKIK; this is encoded by the coding sequence ATGAACCGGCACTTAAAAAAGATTACCTTATGTCTACTTTCTATTGTTGTATTAACCGGGATCGTTGGGTGCAGCAATTCAGGCAGCAGCAGTTCGAGCAGTAAACAGGAAGCAGAAACAATTAATGTTGGCACGGATACGAGCTTTGTCCCGTTTGAGTATCTTGATCAGAAAACTAACAAATATGTTGGATTCGACATGGATTTGCTGAAGGCACTCTCAAAACAGTCAAAAGTGAAATATCAACTAAGCACAATGGATTTCAATGGACTGCTTCCTGCATTACAAACTGGGAAACTGGATATGGTTATTGCTGGAGTGACCATTACAAACGAAAGAAAAAAGACAATTGATTTTTCAACGCCATACTATAATTCAGGATTTTATATTCTAGTTAGAAAAAATGAAAAAAATATTACGAACTTCAAAAGCCTCAAAGGTAAAGTTGTTGCGACGAAGCAAGGAACATCTGCATTAGATTATATAAATACCAACTTGAAAGACGCAAAGAAGATCGTACCATTCCCGAATATTGATCAGGCCTACATGGACCTTCTAAATGGCTCAGCCGATGCTGTAATTTTTGATGCACCAAACATCGATTATTACATAAAAACTGAAGGAAATAATCAAGTTAAGAAAGTAGGGGAACTTCTTGATGGACAGCAATATGGTATTGCTTATCCAAAGAATAGCAAGTTGACCAAAAAAATGGATGTTGCTTTAAAAGCATTAATGGATAACGGAACATATAGCAAAATTTATAAGAAATGGTTTGGAACGGAGCCCCCTAAAATTAAATAA
- a CDS encoding amino acid ABC transporter permease, with protein MSSGFHPEWGYAIQVLPFLLQGVKYTVLIAIVGLLAGFLIGAVAGLGRVSKNKILFGLSTVYVEVIRGTPIMVQALYIYFALPLILSIKIDPLFAGVLAISLNAGAYIAEIVRGAIQSIDIGQTEAGRSLGLTHFQTLFHIVWPQAFKRMIPSLGNQFIISLKDTSLLNVIGVGELTRQGTMAVATSFRAVEIYTSVALLYLVMNLSISIMMRLLERRLQSS; from the coding sequence ATGAGTAGTGGGTTTCATCCAGAATGGGGTTATGCCATACAAGTACTTCCCTTTCTTCTTCAGGGTGTGAAGTATACAGTCCTGATTGCCATAGTTGGTTTATTGGCGGGATTTCTTATAGGGGCAGTCGCTGGATTAGGTAGGGTCTCAAAAAATAAAATATTGTTTGGATTATCAACAGTTTACGTCGAAGTAATTCGTGGAACGCCTATCATGGTTCAGGCTTTGTACATTTATTTTGCTCTACCATTAATACTTAGTATAAAAATCGATCCCTTATTTGCAGGTGTTTTAGCTATTTCACTAAACGCTGGTGCGTACATTGCTGAAATTGTCAGAGGAGCTATACAATCTATTGATATTGGACAAACCGAGGCTGGAAGATCATTAGGTTTAACCCATTTTCAGACATTATTCCATATTGTCTGGCCACAAGCTTTTAAAAGAATGATTCCCAGTCTTGGAAATCAGTTCATTATAAGTTTAAAAGATACATCATTATTAAATGTTATTGGCGTCGGTGAGCTCACAAGACAAGGAACAATGGCAGTTGCCACAAGCTTTCGGGCAGTTGAAATCTATACTTCAGTTGCTTTACTGTATTTAGTCATGAATTTATCTATTTCAATCATGATGAGATTGCTCGAGAGGAGACTTCAAAGTTCATGA
- a CDS encoding HNH endonuclease, with protein sequence MKVYVGLTDYHWFQYLKNLNPNEVNFWQPGSGRRFKAIQPGELFLFKLHVPNNYIVGGGIFIRQAFLPTSLTWDTFGKENGTSSLDDFIDAIYQYRRTNSHSDPDPVIGSLILSEPFFFDENEWIPVPQNWSPNIVQGKTYTTDSIEGKILFDAVQSRIALKSGIQEEKERYGAPQLIKPRLGQGGFRVAVTEAYHRRCAISGERTLPVLNASHIKPYSKEGPHVVSNGLLLREDIHTLFDRGYITIDEDDIVEVSGKIKEIYDNGKVYYAFHGKRLMNIPDAISDRPSHEFLQWHNEHVYIG encoded by the coding sequence ATGAAAGTCTATGTGGGACTAACAGATTATCATTGGTTTCAATATTTGAAAAATCTAAATCCCAATGAGGTGAATTTTTGGCAGCCGGGCAGTGGACGACGTTTTAAAGCGATCCAGCCAGGCGAATTGTTTTTGTTCAAACTTCATGTGCCAAATAACTATATTGTCGGTGGTGGGATTTTTATCAGGCAAGCCTTTCTGCCGACTTCGTTAACATGGGATACCTTTGGTAAGGAGAACGGAACTTCTTCATTGGACGATTTTATTGACGCCATCTACCAATATCGCCGAACCAATAGCCACAGTGATCCTGATCCTGTCATCGGCTCTTTGATTCTTTCAGAGCCGTTTTTCTTTGATGAGAACGAATGGATACCTGTACCTCAAAATTGGTCCCCTAATATTGTCCAAGGAAAAACCTATACCACAGATTCAATAGAGGGAAAAATATTATTTGACGCTGTTCAGAGCAGAATCGCGCTTAAATCCGGAATCCAAGAAGAAAAAGAACGATACGGGGCACCACAACTGATCAAACCGAGACTCGGTCAGGGCGGTTTCAGAGTAGCAGTCACGGAGGCTTATCACAGACGCTGTGCTATTTCGGGAGAAAGAACTCTACCTGTGTTGAATGCGTCACACATCAAGCCCTACTCAAAGGAGGGCCCTCATGTGGTGAGCAACGGATTGCTACTTCGTGAGGACATACATACACTGTTTGACCGAGGCTATATCACGATTGATGAAGACGATATTGTTGAGGTGAGCGGAAAGATCAAAGAGATTTATGACAATGGGAAGGTCTATTATGCCTTTCATGGGAAACGCTTAATGAATATTCCCGATGCTATCTCGGATAGACCATCTCATGAATTTCTACAGTGGCATAACGAGCATGTGTATATTGGATAA
- a CDS encoding AAA family ATPase, whose amino-acid sequence MLIMFKAKNYTSFKDEVILDLRATSYKQHPNHVLDVSENLKLLKTAAIYGANASGKSNLVSAMFFFEQYIFEQFINKQENENIDFAEKKLKIKMEPFLLTDQVNDASEFDIIFFHNGKQIQYGFECSAKEVLNEWYFIDDKKVFEREKGTVSFGKNYTKILKPYTKVPSERLYLSVLEYFLEDEGKERVLNDFIDFFTNEYNVYLEILFESSVKKVAGAIHINKKLVTSKEFRSKVENYLCKIDVGICGLDVQIKTIMDEDSGKEKKKKVIKTIHNVFNADGDIVGQRSFDLLQESTGTLRFLSYIQNVIEMTEQGCVFIVDEISARLHPLLTKLIVDIFQSSQNKKAQLIFTTHDISLMNKEQFRRDEIFFVEKNEKGESTLHALSDLNVREDATFNKSYLQGKYGGIPVFHFENIISGAEHGKN is encoded by the coding sequence ATGCTTATCATGTTTAAAGCTAAAAATTATACCTCGTTCAAAGATGAAGTCATTCTGGACCTTCGAGCTACTTCATACAAACAGCACCCAAATCATGTTTTGGATGTATCAGAAAATTTAAAGCTTTTAAAAACAGCTGCTATATACGGCGCGAATGCCTCGGGAAAATCTAATTTGGTTTCAGCGATGTTCTTTTTTGAACAATACATTTTTGAACAATTCATTAATAAGCAAGAAAATGAAAACATTGATTTTGCAGAGAAAAAATTAAAGATCAAGATGGAGCCTTTTCTGTTAACTGATCAAGTCAATGATGCTTCAGAGTTTGATATTATCTTTTTCCACAACGGGAAGCAAATTCAGTATGGGTTTGAGTGCTCAGCTAAGGAAGTCTTGAATGAATGGTATTTTATTGACGATAAAAAAGTCTTTGAACGTGAAAAAGGGACGGTCTCTTTCGGAAAAAACTACACCAAGATTCTGAAACCATATACAAAAGTTCCTTCTGAGCGTCTGTATCTTTCGGTCCTTGAATATTTCTTGGAAGACGAGGGAAAAGAACGGGTTCTGAACGATTTTATTGATTTTTTTACAAATGAATATAATGTATATCTTGAAATTTTGTTCGAATCAAGTGTAAAAAAGGTCGCTGGAGCGATCCATATAAACAAGAAACTAGTCACCAGTAAAGAGTTTCGCTCTAAAGTGGAAAACTATTTGTGCAAGATCGATGTTGGCATTTGCGGACTTGATGTTCAAATAAAAACAATAATGGATGAAGATAGTGGTAAAGAGAAAAAGAAAAAAGTCATAAAAACGATTCACAATGTTTTTAATGCTGACGGGGATATTGTTGGTCAACGAAGCTTTGACCTATTGCAGGAATCCACAGGGACACTGCGCTTTCTTTCCTATATCCAAAATGTGATTGAGATGACTGAGCAGGGCTGCGTGTTTATTGTGGATGAAATTTCCGCCCGCCTCCATCCTCTTTTAACAAAATTGATTGTGGATATCTTTCAGTCCAGCCAAAATAAAAAGGCACAACTGATTTTTACGACACATGATATTTCATTAATGAATAAAGAACAATTCCGTAGAGATGAGATCTTTTTTGTAGAAAAAAATGAAAAAGGTGAATCGACACTGCATGCACTGTCCGATTTGAACGTGCGTGAAGACGCTACTTTCAATAAATCCTATTTACAGGGCAAATATGGCGGGATACCTGTATTTCATTTTGAGAATATTATTAGCGGTGCTGAACATGGGAAGAATTAA
- a CDS encoding DUF3427 domain-containing protein codes for MINSGKLITNSNGQTFLYELQQAFSRCERFYFGVAFINYSGLQLLLDNLKDMRDRGVEGKIMTSTYLNFTEPKALRKIKTFDNVALRVFEADQVRGFHTKVYIFENKDDYTIMIGSSNITQSALKSNVEWNVETASKDNSPFLAKIIKEYRELWDQSTVADDLFLKRYQAFIEELRSHTAVAHERSFSYGNAAMQHIVPNKMQQKAIENLQRLRDHGENRALVISATGTGKTYMSAFDVQQMHPKTMLFIVHREEILTKAKETFERLLGRGNMGLFTGNVKDYQNKHYIFTTIQTIKDHFSDFPPTYFEYIIVDEAHHATSPSYTRVLDYFEPKFLLGMTATPERCDRGDIFGLFDNNIAIEVRLNEALEEDLVLPFHYFGITDVDEIDLSDISIDDVAEVAKRLKVNQRVDFIIQKMNFYGYDGEKCKCLGYCVTIDHARYMAEEFNKRGIVSTYLTGDDSQQRRQEMIRRLEDDLDPLQVIFTVDIFNEGVDIPSVNLVLMLRPTNSPIIFMQQLGRGLRKYEGQSFLTVLDFIGNHSKTFLIAIALSGKRFYDKDSLKVAVDRGFPDLPGATHIQMDKISQQQILKQLDQENFRAMKYLKEEYLEFKKQFVSETEHRDIPYYLMDYAKFENAPDPIKFIDNKKTYLAFLASVEKTEELKNLDQTEPFGQLLRQLSSALPIKRPYEFSILRYMVSHETVTWDAAKNELLKVMVTLTEETLHHAFEHLNQTYDDKGQIARDLKLCTINQAENSLIRSQTFSNVCKDAQQKSYVLDVLNYGLYRYEKAFGHKNYGVPFFKLYEQYTMVEVALLSNYQKTLSSFRGSGLLVNGNDYFLFIDLHKEKDIKDSINYQDHFIDQTLFQWESPNTKSQDSAQGHHIIHNREDGINLHLFIRKYRTIDQQSEPFIYIGKGDVTEYHGNKPITTEIALHHEVPMSLYLEFITKV; via the coding sequence ATGATTAATTCAGGTAAACTCATCACTAACTCAAACGGACAAACATTTCTTTACGAATTGCAGCAGGCCTTTTCCAGATGCGAGCGGTTCTATTTTGGTGTTGCTTTTATTAACTATAGCGGGCTTCAATTGCTGCTTGATAACTTGAAAGATATGCGGGACCGCGGTGTTGAAGGTAAGATCATGACGTCCACTTATCTTAATTTTACTGAGCCTAAGGCGCTCAGAAAAATTAAGACTTTTGATAATGTGGCGCTCAGAGTGTTTGAAGCAGATCAGGTTAGAGGATTTCACACCAAGGTATATATCTTTGAAAATAAAGATGATTATACGATTATGATCGGCTCATCTAACATCACGCAAAGTGCGCTGAAGAGTAATGTGGAATGGAATGTTGAAACTGCATCGAAAGATAATAGCCCATTCTTAGCGAAAATCATTAAGGAATACCGTGAGTTATGGGATCAAAGTACAGTCGCTGATGATCTTTTCTTGAAGAGATATCAGGCGTTTATAGAAGAATTGAGGTCACATACAGCGGTTGCGCACGAACGATCTTTTAGTTATGGTAATGCGGCGATGCAGCACATCGTGCCGAATAAGATGCAGCAGAAGGCGATCGAGAATTTGCAGCGATTACGTGATCACGGCGAAAATCGCGCACTGGTGATTTCGGCTACAGGTACAGGGAAAACCTACATGTCAGCATTTGATGTTCAGCAAATGCATCCTAAGACAATGCTGTTTATTGTTCATCGCGAAGAGATTTTGACAAAAGCAAAAGAAACTTTTGAGCGATTACTTGGCCGGGGCAACATGGGTCTTTTTACAGGCAATGTGAAAGACTATCAGAATAAGCATTATATTTTTACAACCATCCAAACGATTAAAGATCATTTCAGTGACTTTCCGCCAACTTATTTTGAATACATCATTGTCGATGAAGCACACCACGCGACGAGTCCTAGCTATACACGAGTACTGGATTATTTCGAGCCAAAATTTTTATTAGGAATGACCGCGACGCCGGAACGCTGTGATCGTGGGGATATATTTGGCTTGTTCGATAACAATATTGCGATCGAAGTCCGCTTGAATGAAGCTTTGGAAGAGGATCTGGTTCTCCCGTTTCATTATTTTGGGATCACGGATGTGGATGAAATTGATCTTTCGGATATCTCCATTGATGATGTCGCAGAAGTGGCGAAACGGCTGAAGGTTAATCAGCGGGTTGATTTCATTATTCAAAAGATGAATTTCTACGGTTATGATGGGGAGAAGTGCAAGTGCCTTGGTTATTGCGTCACGATTGATCATGCGCGATACATGGCTGAAGAATTTAATAAACGGGGGATCGTTAGCACTTATCTTACAGGCGATGATTCTCAGCAGCGTCGGCAAGAAATGATCCGTCGACTTGAAGATGATCTGGATCCGCTTCAAGTGATTTTCACGGTGGATATTTTCAATGAAGGTGTGGATATTCCTTCAGTCAATCTAGTGCTGATGCTTAGGCCGACTAATTCGCCGATTATTTTCATGCAGCAGCTTGGTCGTGGTTTGCGTAAATATGAGGGGCAGTCTTTTCTGACTGTACTTGACTTTATTGGCAACCACAGTAAGACTTTTCTCATTGCCATCGCACTCAGTGGCAAACGCTTTTATGATAAGGATAGTTTGAAAGTTGCTGTTGATCGAGGCTTTCCTGATCTGCCAGGAGCCACGCATATTCAGATGGACAAGATCTCTCAGCAGCAAATTTTAAAACAGCTGGATCAAGAAAATTTCCGAGCGATGAAATACTTGAAAGAAGAGTATCTGGAATTTAAGAAGCAGTTTGTTTCGGAGACTGAGCATCGCGACATTCCTTATTATTTGATGGACTATGCCAAGTTTGAAAATGCGCCGGATCCTATCAAATTTATTGATAACAAGAAAACCTATCTTGCGTTTCTGGCATCGGTTGAGAAGACTGAGGAATTAAAGAACTTGGATCAAACTGAACCGTTTGGTCAATTGCTGCGGCAGTTGTCTTCGGCGTTGCCGATAAAAAGGCCCTATGAATTTAGTATTTTACGTTATATGGTCTCACATGAGACAGTCACTTGGGACGCCGCGAAAAATGAGCTGCTCAAAGTGATGGTGACCCTAACGGAAGAAACACTGCATCATGCCTTTGAACACCTGAATCAAACGTACGATGATAAAGGGCAAATCGCGCGTGATCTCAAGCTTTGCACGATCAATCAAGCTGAGAATAGCTTGATCAGATCACAAACTTTTAGTAATGTTTGCAAAGACGCTCAGCAAAAATCATACGTCCTGGACGTATTGAATTATGGACTCTATCGTTATGAGAAGGCTTTTGGTCATAAAAATTATGGGGTGCCATTCTTTAAGCTGTATGAGCAGTATACGATGGTGGAAGTTGCTTTGCTATCAAATTATCAAAAAACGTTAAGCTCTTTTCGTGGATCAGGTTTGCTCGTAAATGGCAATGATTATTTTTTGTTCATAGACTTACATAAAGAAAAAGATATAAAGGACAGCATCAATTACCAGGACCACTTTATTGATCAGACATTATTTCAATGGGAATCGCCAAATACGAAGAGCCAGGATTCTGCTCAAGGCCACCACATTATTCATAATAGGGAAGACGGCATTAACCTTCATCTGTTTATTCGAAAGTATCGAACGATCGATCAACAGTCGGAACCATTTATTTATATTGGTAAGGGTGATGTGACCGAATATCATGGTAATAAACCAATCACGACAGAAATTGCTTTGCATCACGAAGTGCCCATGTCTTTGTATCTTGAATTTATTACAAAAGTGTAA
- a CDS encoding nitrilase-related carbon-nitrogen hydrolase, whose amino-acid sequence MIKAAAIQIHSVPGQVEQNFIHAVDMMKRARRQGAEFIILPELWSTGYYLDKQTFASLAASTKDTIEQFQKIAFEWQVVLIVPFVESEKGSLFISLAVIEKTGLILKTYRKSFLWGREQKIFTAGKRQYVPVDTSIGRIGVLICYDIEFPEPSRLLTLQGAQIIIVPSVWSIPAQSRWDIQLPARALDNTVFVLGVNTINEGSCGKSKFVSPLGNILCESPGDTEDILIFNIDFDKIQETRKMIPYLEEYDRSLTPGGNINVGE is encoded by the coding sequence TTGATTAAGGCTGCAGCTATTCAGATTCATTCTGTCCCCGGACAAGTCGAGCAAAACTTTATACATGCCGTGGATATGATGAAACGTGCAAGGCGGCAGGGAGCAGAATTTATAATTCTTCCTGAGCTCTGGTCAACAGGTTACTACCTGGATAAACAGACTTTTGCCTCCCTAGCGGCATCTACAAAAGATACTATTGAGCAGTTTCAAAAAATAGCCTTTGAATGGCAAGTTGTATTGATTGTTCCCTTTGTTGAAAGTGAAAAAGGTTCATTGTTTATATCACTTGCTGTCATTGAGAAAACAGGGCTGATTTTAAAAACATATCGAAAATCTTTTCTTTGGGGTCGTGAGCAAAAAATCTTTACGGCTGGAAAGAGGCAGTACGTTCCCGTTGATACATCAATTGGAAGGATAGGTGTATTAATTTGTTATGATATCGAATTTCCCGAACCCAGCCGTCTACTTACACTCCAAGGCGCTCAAATTATTATCGTCCCTTCAGTCTGGAGTATCCCAGCACAATCAAGATGGGATATCCAGCTCCCTGCCAGAGCATTAGATAACACAGTATTTGTCTTGGGTGTAAATACCATAAACGAAGGCAGTTGTGGTAAGTCAAAGTTTGTTTCTCCATTGGGCAATATTCTTTGTGAATCGCCTGGCGATACGGAAGATATATTAATTTTTAATATAGATTTTGACAAAATACAAGAGACCAGAAAAATGATTCCCTACCTTGAGGAATATGACCGATCGTTAACACCTGGAGGTAATATTAATGTTGGAGAATGA
- a CDS encoding amino acid ABC transporter ATP-binding protein — MIQVKDIHKKFGNNEVLKGTNIQVEEKEVVCIIGPSGSGKSTLLRCLNKLETPDEGQVVINGIHLNQKGTNINKVRTEVGMVFQHFNLFPQKKVIDNITLAPILVRKDKKNKARDAAYDLLDKVGLKDKAEFYPDSLSGGQKQRVAIARALAMNPKIMLFDEPTSALDPELVKDVLDVMKELANDGMTMVVVTHEMGFAREVADRVVFMDQGQLLEDETPEEIFTHPKHQRTQKFLQKIL; from the coding sequence ATGATTCAAGTGAAAGATATTCATAAAAAATTTGGTAACAACGAAGTCCTGAAAGGAACAAATATTCAAGTTGAGGAGAAGGAAGTCGTTTGTATTATTGGTCCTTCCGGATCAGGGAAAAGTACACTACTAAGGTGTCTAAACAAACTCGAAACTCCTGATGAAGGTCAAGTTGTGATCAATGGCATCCATCTCAATCAAAAAGGTACAAATATCAATAAAGTAAGAACGGAAGTAGGTATGGTTTTTCAGCATTTTAATCTTTTTCCTCAGAAAAAAGTTATTGATAATATTACACTTGCTCCCATTCTTGTTCGAAAGGACAAGAAAAATAAAGCTCGTGATGCCGCATACGATTTGCTGGACAAAGTTGGGTTGAAAGATAAAGCTGAATTTTATCCGGATAGTTTGTCTGGAGGACAAAAACAGCGCGTAGCAATAGCCAGAGCATTAGCTATGAATCCGAAGATCATGTTATTTGACGAACCAACATCTGCTCTTGATCCTGAATTAGTAAAGGATGTGTTGGATGTTATGAAAGAGTTGGCGAATGACGGCATGACAATGGTCGTTGTAACACACGAAATGGGCTTTGCTCGGGAAGTTGCTGATCGAGTGGTTTTCATGGATCAGGGTCAATTGTTGGAAGACGAAACCCCTGAAGAAATTTTTACTCATCCCAAGCATCAGAGAACCCAGAAATTTTTACAAAAAATACTTTAA
- a CDS encoding 5'-nucleotidase, with protein sequence MSYKLEDKLVVAIASSALFDLKESDKVFREKGEEEYRKYQRKNEDKTLEKGVAFPLIKRLLDVNEELNKTVVEVILLSRNDPDTGLRVFKSIEHYSLNISRAIFVTGRNPFKYMKAINASLFLSGNLEDVKEAVRNGYPAGHVHNTNFADDSDDKELRLAFDFDGVIADDSAEQVLQNGGGLSNYQKHERDHAEEPLPIGPLYDFLKKISAIQNEELQRQKDDANFKPLIRIAICTARNSPAHERTIKTFRDWRIRIDEAFFLGGINKMDVLNIYRPHIFFDDMMDNIQNVEQSFPSVHVPYGIKNRETDTLTI encoded by the coding sequence ATGTCTTATAAATTGGAAGATAAACTTGTTGTCGCCATTGCCTCAAGCGCACTTTTTGATTTGAAGGAATCCGATAAGGTGTTTAGAGAAAAAGGTGAGGAGGAATACAGAAAATATCAGAGAAAGAATGAAGATAAGACTCTTGAAAAAGGTGTGGCATTTCCACTTATAAAGAGATTATTAGATGTTAATGAGGAACTAAATAAAACGGTAGTTGAAGTTATATTATTATCGCGGAATGATCCGGATACTGGATTGAGAGTTTTTAAATCGATAGAACATTACAGCCTAAATATTTCCAGAGCTATTTTTGTTACAGGTAGGAATCCATTTAAATACATGAAAGCTATAAATGCTTCGTTATTTTTATCTGGTAATCTTGAGGATGTAAAAGAGGCCGTAAGAAATGGCTATCCTGCAGGTCATGTTCACAATACAAATTTTGCTGATGATAGCGATGATAAAGAACTAAGGTTAGCATTTGATTTTGACGGTGTTATAGCCGACGATTCAGCTGAACAAGTATTACAAAATGGAGGTGGGCTTTCAAACTATCAGAAACATGAACGAGATCATGCAGAGGAGCCATTACCTATTGGACCCTTATACGATTTTTTAAAGAAAATTTCAGCTATTCAAAACGAGGAACTTCAAAGGCAAAAAGATGATGCTAATTTTAAACCATTAATTAGAATTGCTATTTGCACGGCAAGAAATTCTCCAGCACATGAAAGAACTATCAAAACTTTCAGGGACTGGAGGATAAGAATTGACGAAGCTTTTTTTCTTGGTGGAATTAATAAAATGGACGTGCTAAATATTTATCGACCTCATATCTTTTTTGATGACATGATGGATAACATTCAAAATGTTGAACAATCCTTTCCTTCAGTTCATGTTCCTTATGGAATTAAAAACAGAGAGACTGATACATTAACAATCTAA
- a CDS encoding putative holin-like toxin, with product MTTFQVLTLMISFGMLVLMLSKDKENLPIGKPLGEARGLVALIL from the coding sequence GTGACAACATTTCAGGTACTGACACTCATGATTTCTTTCGGAATGTTAGTGCTGATGTTGTCGAAAGATAAAGAAAACTTGCCGATTGGCAAGCCTTTAGGCGAAGCCAGAGGCTTAGTTGCACTTATACTATAA